The genomic window gcatcacctgggaacttgataAGAATGCAGATCCTTGGATTTCACTCTGGACCTATGAATCAGAACCTCTGCAGATAGGACCCCGCTGTCTGGGTTTATCAAGGCCTCCACGTGATTCTGCTGCTCACTCACGTTGGAGAAGCACTGGTGTAAACAAAGGGGCAATGCCTTTTGGTCAAACCTGCAGAAAGCCTGGGGCCGAAGCACTTGGATGGACAATCCGAGGCTCTCACTACCTCTACCTCTGAGGTCAGAAATACAGGGTTGAGGCCAAAAGTCCCTGGACCAAGCCAGCCCTTTGGTTGGGAGACTTTGGGCTGTTCCCTGACCTTCATGGAAACTGGGCTGAGCCCGGCAAGAATCAGCTGTCAGCCTGGGAGGATGGCGACACAGTCTGGCCTAGACACTGCTTATTCTCCAGCACCCAGAATAGCACCTGGGGCAAAGTAAGCTTTGATGGGCCGTGAGTGAATGAATTTCCTTTTGTGCCTTCATAAGGATGAGCAACTGTGGGGTCAGAAACAGCTGTGTTGTTCATCCAGGTCTAAGAGGGCAGATTTTCAGTGACTACGTGTTAGCAGATTTTCCTGCACCAAGAGGCCAGTGTTGATGGAGCCCTTGCAATAGGAGTGACCTTGTCAGCATCTTGTCCCCAGAACAAGAGGTGAGGAAAGACTCAGAGGGTCCGCCACATTCTGCTGCCCTGCACCCTCTGCTCCAAAAACCACAGGGTTGACCACTTCTGGCGCTAAACACTGGGAGTAACCCAGACCTCAAAGAGTGAGTCTGGACACTCTGTTCTCTCTGGGGTTCAGAGCAGCCAAGACCATCACAGACAGTCGGTTTGTCACCTACCTTTTCCAGCTTGATGTTTTCTTGAACGATACAGTTTTCGTTATTATCCGAAAGCTTTCTGCAATTGCTGCGGGCAATTTCAACATCGATAAAGTATACCAAACGATCTGTGACCTGTCAATTAGCAATCAGGCAATTTTAttcaaaaaagttttattttactttaaaaagttttagcAAACACTAAAAGAATCGCTCTCACTCtcatcctctctccctttctcctcctccgtcTAAACATACTTTTAGGAAAAGGCCTCTGACATCCGCTGCCTGGGTTCCTTTGCACACTCACACCGATACCAGCTGCAGCCACTACCTAAAGCTGGATACGCAGGGAAAAGGCTCCTTCAGGGTGTGCGGCCTCCTTGAAGGCAAAACCTTCTAAGTCCATTTTCTGTCCCAAAGTCCAGGGCACGTGCTCAGTGTGGTTGGGAGGAGGATGAGGCCACCAGAACCATCGGCTCTCCTGGGCCCCAGACGTCACAGGTCCACATGCACCAGGAGGGAGGGCAGACCCCTCGGCCACATAGGACTCTCCTCTCTGATTCCTTTCCCACCTCCCCTTTCAGATCCTGTCATCTGGTGACATCTCTTGCCCTTCGGGGCTACCCCCCAAAGCCCTGCCCACCACCTCCACAAGCAGTCTTCGAGGAATCCGTCTTCTGTTCTCCATGGAGCATGTAGTAAGCAGAGCAGCAGTGGGTTTACATCAAGGCATCCGTGTTCACTGATTCGTTCATGGTCAAACACAGGTAAGGCTACTCAGGACGTCCATTTACGCCTGTATTCATCGATTGTGAAAGATTACAGCAGGAGATGAAAGCAATGTCTGCAAGCGGggtccaggccacctgggctcaCCTGTTTCTATCAGGCCTTTCCCCAGTGCTTTCTCCAGGTCTGAATGAAGTTGTATTACATTTTAGCTGTGTTCCAAGGAATAACCAGGGACACTCTGGCCTGTGTTGTGGGGAGAAGCTGGTTAGAAGACATCAAGAAGTGACCAATAGAAGCTCCCCTTGGATTAGAGCCAGGTTTGTACTTAGGGAACCTCGAAACCCCATGGAGGTGAACCTGGTCACCAATAGAGCTTCCTGTGGTCGTGATACTTGCTCACCTTCACCAGGCACTGTTCACCGGGCTTTGCACGCGATATCTCCCCAGCCAGCACACCAGCCCTCTGGAGACAGGCTGTCACTCTTGATCTTTatcaagtgaggaaactgaggcacggaggaGCTAAATAACTATCCATCCAGTACGCAGCTAACCCAGAGCTCAAACCAAGGCGTTCCTGCACTAGAACTTGCATCCTAACCTCCATGCTTCACTCCCCTCCCTGCTAATCCAGCCAAGGGAAGGCCGAGGACTGCTCTGTGTTGATTCCTGGTAAACGCGAACCAGAGCTGTGCGAAGCTGGAGGCCATGTGGTTACATGGACATCTGCACTGGATCCTCACAACCCCTTTCTAAAAACAAGTCAACCAGAGTGATAGTTTTAAAACCCAAATCTGATCACCTTGATGCTAAGAACTCCCAGACCTGGTATTTTTTTGGCTTTTCAGTGCTCTAAGAGAGAGCCAAAGTCTTGCCCAGCCCCACGAGGCACTGCATGGTCGGGTCCCTGGCCAGTCACATTGGCTCCTTAGAGTTGCTGAAATGGGCCATGTGCCTTCCCACTAGCAACTTGCTGTGCCTGActgctcttccccacccccatgcaCCCCCAGAATCTTCCCTGGTCCCCTCCTGTAGCAGAGGCTGTGAGTGGTATGCCCCATGCTGTTCTCAAACACATTGCCAGTTCTGGGGGTCCCTGCCCAAGGGACTTCTTGCCACCAGTAGGAGTCAAGGGCTCCCAGAGCAGCTCTTAACCAATGACGGATGGCAGTTTGTGGATAAGGAGCCCAGCTCCTCACCTGCAGGGGGGACAACTCCATGGcgggctctgcacccttctcccTGAGGCCCCAAGGTACACGGAACCCAGCTGCCCATGGTGGTCACCTGGTCAGTAACTCACCCTGCTCTGGctgcctccctgtcctctctTACTTCCCCTCTGGCCTCCCGATGCTTCCGGGATGGCCTCCCGATGCTTCCGGGGATagcctcccaaataaactactttcaCCTGAATCCGAGCACAAGGGCTTGCTTCTGCGGAAACCCAAACACAAGCATTTCCCGCCTCCTTCACCTGTTTAACCCGTCCCTCTTCAGGTTGCATCCTCAATATCACCCCCTGGAGAGGTTGTTCTCAGCCTTGACTGCATATTGGGATCACCTGGAAGGTTTTAATGCCTACTGAGACGTGGGTCCCAACCAGAGACCATTTATTGGTGGCAGTGCAGCCAGTGGCGGTGAGAAACACTCTCTGAGGAGACCTCCCCCAATGCCCGGGCGCCGCACACCGTGCACCACAATAACACCAGAGCACACCTTCCTGGGTTAGCAGTTTTTCCTTCTAATTGAACTGCCGGCTCCCTAAGGTCTGTGATCACTTCTGTCCACCACGTTGCCCCATCTACAGCTGCTAGCATGGAAGGGTTTGTGAGAAATTTGCTACATGCATGTGCTACTTGGTACCAAAGAAAGCAAGCTGTGAACAGGACTAGGGATGTTACAAGAGCCAGAATCTGTTCCTTTATTTCAAAGGGCCAAGGGAGCATGCCTCCAGGTGGACTGTGGAGGGCACCCAATCCATAAAGGGTGCTGCGCCATCCACATAAGGCACTGGAAATACGGTGCTGACGGCTCACGTTTTCCCAGAGACATGGTCATAAGCGTCAACACGTAAACCGGCCTAGCCCCTGCTGACAGAGGCAGCGTTGAGAGGGTAAACGCTGAAGTGAGCTCTGCCGACAATGACTGACTGTTGAGTGTCTTTACAACTCATTCCTATGTGTTTCATGATGTAATTACCAGCCACACCACAACTAACTGACTGAGGCTGGGACAGGCAGCGGAATTCCAAAACCCAAGGCCTTTGCTCAGACATGGCAGTCAGGGCCTCATGCTGCCAACTCCAGGGGGCGTCACCCACACTGGAATCCAAGTAAGCAATGCTTCCCAGCAGCGGGCAACTCATGGCCCATGAGGAATGTGATATTTCTATAAACAGAAAATCACAATGCCTCCACTTCCCCTAAAGAAAGGTTGAattcaaagaattaaagaataTTGGAGGAGGCACCTTATTAGCTTATACATTAAATAGCACCTCGTGTTGATTTTCAATCTCACATTCCACATTATGTGGCTAGATTGAGATGTTGCCCATGGCAGCAGTATTACAAAATATTCATGGCGCTTAATTGGTCCCCCAACCTTAGCAAATACAAATCATGAACATTTGATTTGCAGTTTGgggtttaaatgagttaatatacgtAAAGTACTTGGAACAACAGTCCAAGCAGATATAGAAGGTGCACTGACGTTGCGGTCACATGCAAGTACACAAAGTACCTATCCACTTGAGCACTCCCATATTCAGGATTTCTGTCTGTCAATGTTTTTCTCAAATGCCCACTCTTTCAGCCTGGCTTCAGTCGGAGGCACCATATGCAAATATGCATATTTGGAGAGAACACCTTTACCTGCATCTTGACTTGCCCAATCTTGACCACCTGGAAGACGTACTTGTcctcactctctttgttgtaCTCTTGCAGGGCAAACCACAGACATTGCCTCACGTTGGCATTTGAGGCACTGATGATGTTTAATTCCCTCCATGCCTTAAGCCTATTCTTTTCTGGGTCTGTGCTGGCCACCAGGGCCACCAGAATGGTGAACAGGAGCAGGCTGGACCCATGGGGTCTGGTCATGGTCCCTCCGTCCAGGGGCACAGGCACGCCTCCTCTGTTCTCAGGGCTGGAGCTGCGGGTGGCATGGGGtgaccactgctgctgctgccgtaGGTTCAAAGATCTTACCACTATGGCATCAGCGCAGCCAGATTCAAGACAGAGCCATAAGGGTCACCCTATAGGGCTACCCCTGTCCTCCAATGAGACCCACCCATGAGAAGCCAGCTAAGGAGTCTCTGCTCTCAGCCTCCCACCCTCGTCATCCTGTGTCGTGGCTGCAGCTGCAGGTCCAGGGAGAGCGCTTAGAGCCAGATGCGCCGACACCTACCCTGTGTGCCTCACGGCCCACTCCTGTCTCTGCGCCTCAGGCCTGAGAGATGTGGCTGGGAAAAGTGCCGCAGCCCCAAGGTTTCCTGGCTCTGGTCCTCTGTGGACTTCCAACCTGCCCCACCCCCCGGCTACTCCTTCCTCCTCGTGGAGTTGGGCTCTGACCCACACGCAGCCAGTGGGTCTCCCAGCTCTCCAGCACTTTCAGCCAGTGCCTATGCCATGGTCCAAGGGCCCCCTTGCCTCTGATCTCCGGTCTGTCTTCACCCTCTGAGTCCTCGCCCCTGCAGTGAGGTCATACTTTGTGATGTAACCCAACACCTGTGACCCTGCCTCAGTGAGGCCACCACTCACCTGCTGGCCACTGGCCTTCAGTCCAGGCAGCTCACACACAGCAGGTAAGTgcctcctgcttctgccctcaGAGTGGAGGGCCCCTCAGAGGCCGCCTGTGTTGTGACTCTGGCTTCCTAAATGTCTGGCTTCTGGAGTCCCTCTGTTTGGGCTAATAGCACCTCCCTTCAATGTCCTGCCAGGATGTAGGCCACATAAGCCACCCTGATGCCTGGGCCTATACCTGAGTGGGAGGGCGTACATGCACCCCTGGGCTCTCAGACATTCTGCGTCTCTGTGAACATCCCAAGTGGGTGTCCAGCAAGTTCCTGGAGGGGCAGAGAGGTGGGCATTTGTCCCAGAGTGCAAAGATTGATGGATGGGCTCTTGACCATGAGGAGAGATAATGTACAGGAAACAACAGATGGTCATAAATCTGCCAGGCAGGTTGTAAAACATGGCAGGGTATGAACACACCACATTGTATTTGAACTGTCTGCCTATcgatagatttttttttagttgtttctcATTTTCAGCTGTTATAAACTGTACTGTAGTGGCCAATACTTTTCCAATACCTTTGCAAAATTACACAGATATTTCTGTATAATAAAAGACTAGATGGAAAATTGATGCAAAGGCTTTATACAAATTTAAATCTAgtatatattgccaaattgctaGTCACTTACTAGTAATGTATTCATGATCTTAAAATTTTGCTGCATGTTAAAAGCActtggggagttttaaaaatgcCAGGGTCACTCTCACCAGCAGAGTGAATTTCTGGGAGAGGGTCCCAGAAGTCAGcatatttcaaagttttaaagTTCCTGCAGGTTCCCACGCACAGCCAAGTTAGAGAACCAGTGTACTGTATCTGTGTTTTCTGAATGTTAATGTGCATGTGAACCGCttggaatcttgttaaaatgtagattctgattccatgggtctggggcagggccgcagattctgtatttctaaccaGCAACTCAGACCACAACTTGACAGTCCTTTCTTCTCCATATCTTTGCTTCAGCCGAGTTACTGTTTCTTAATTGGATAGGAGAACAATTATGTTTCCTTGATTTGTATTATTGGTCAAAGTTAAGCATCTTTCCATGTAGACTCAGTAGTTTTCCTTCCATTACTGTCCTGCCCACTCTTCCTAGGGCACAGTCTTTTCTTATCAGTGTCCAGGGCTGTGGGGATGCGTTAGCGAGATTAACGTTCCATTTTACATATGTTCAGCAAGACTTTTTCCCAATTTATCTTCCATCTTTGGAATTTATTCatagttgatttttgtttttaatattttccataaaagaattttaaatttttatatagataaatatatccACATTTTCCTTCATAGCTTCTAGCTTTTACgacaacttttattttaaaaaagccttcttgacttaaaaaaattaacccatttattttatttatattttcataatttgtaAAATAATCAAATACCCCTCACTTCTGGTGAGCGTGTAAACTGGTACTATCTTTTTGGAAAGCAAGTTGACAAAGCACATTAAAACCCTTAAAAGTAGCCATGTTCTTtgacccagcaatgccacttTAAGTTATCTCAAAGCTATAATAGAAGTTAAATTTTTTCACTGAAAGATGTTGACTGCAGCCTTACTTAAAAGAGCTAAAACCTGTTAACATTTAAATAGCCACCtttagtaaaatatataaatgcgTTACAGTATGAATAAAATGAGCCTCTTACATTACCTTAAAAACTGTGTATTTGAGGAATTCTCAATGGTGTCAGAAAATgctcatgaaaaaataaattagatacaAGATGCAAAACACTAAATATGATCcaattttttgtaaataaaaatattttattaaaaaatgcagGAGAATCTTGACCATACTTGGACTGCGTGAGCACATCTCCAGCAGCCTCTCCCCCCTCACCAAGCACCACCTCAGGGCCTCGCCTCCCCCGCCAGGCGGGGCCTCCCCTTGGGGGCTGGCTGTTGCCTCTTCTGGtgttcctccctcctctccacgcAGTGGCTCACGCCACCCTGTTTGTCAACACAAATGTCATTTCCACAGAGCCCCCGCCAACCCAAATCTATAACACCTCTACCAGCTATTCTTCCAGCTACTCCCAACGACTCTTCTAGCTGCTGGCCTGGCAGCTCTTGTTTTCACCTCCCTGTTTATTCCCTCCACATCATTTATCCTAACCTGCAGTACTTTATTGGTGAATTTCTTTATCCTATGTCTTTCCTCTCAAGAAATAAAATGGGCTTTCTAGGGACAGGGAACCCTTTCAACTGCtcatcactatgccaccagagcctGGAACAAGGCCCAGCATGGAGTATATGTGAACATtttttgagtgaatgaacaa from Equus asinus isolate D_3611 breed Donkey chromosome 15, EquAss-T2T_v2, whole genome shotgun sequence includes these protein-coding regions:
- the LOC106841780 gene encoding cystatin-8, producing MTRPHGSSLLLFTILVALVASTDPEKNRLKAWRELNIISASNANVRQCLWFALQEYNKESEDKYVFQVVKIGQVKMQVTDRLVYFIDVEIARSNCRKLSDNNENCIVQENIKLEKRVMCSFVVGALPWNGEFVVMKKECADA